From the genome of Delphinus delphis chromosome 8, mDelDel1.2, whole genome shotgun sequence, one region includes:
- the LOC132430348 gene encoding mas-related G-protein coupled receptor member G, with amino-acid sequence MRPEGLGTGREGAPGWLHLSSCARTPPAFPGGDNNGNICGLPPGSFPPAAEPASMFGLWRTFTGVVFYLTLAVGLGGLVGNGLVLWHLGFHIKKGPFSVYILHVATTDFLFLGCQLDFSAIQAALGSKDSLYFAVTFVAFSAGLWLLAAFSAERCLSDIFPACYQGCRPRHSSGTVCGLIWALTLPAVLLPANACGLLREGMCLSTCPRYHVASVTWLLSVACVARVAGLALFVWVTCCSQRPRPRFYGIFLGSVFLLFFCGLPYILYWTPHPILNLLLPVFLPLATLLACVPCSARPLIYFATGRQPGKREPLRVVLQRVLGEGAQLGAGRLSLPMGRMSGPARVPPTLPDPPGPCVIPAPPSSLALGTQGPGASGEPWS; translated from the coding sequence ATGAGGCCTGAAGGGTTGGGCACTGGCCGGGAAGGCGCCCCGGGCTGGCTGCATCTGTCCAGCTGCGCCAGGACGCCACCCGCCTTCCCGGGCGGTGATAACAACGGCAACATCTGTGGCCTCCCTCCAGGGTCCTTCCCACCGGCCGCGGAGCCGGCCAGCATGTTCGGGCTCTGGAGGACCTTCACCGGCGTGGTTTTCTACCTCACTCTGGCTGTGGGCCTCGGGGGGCTGGTGGGGAACGGGCTGGTCCTCTGGCACCTGGGCTTCCACATCAAGAAGGGCCCCTTCTCTGTCTACATCCTCCATGTGGCCACCACGGACTTCCTCTTCCTGGGCTGCCAGCTGGACTTCTCGGCCATCCAGGCGGCCCTGGGCTCCAAGGACAGCCTGTACTTCGCCGTCACCTTTGTTGCCTTCTCTGCGGGGCTCTGGCTGCTGGCCGCCTTCAGTGCCGAGCGCTGCCTCTCCGACATCTTCCCTGCCTGCTACCAGGGCTGCCGCCCCAGACACTCGTCGGGCACCGTCTGCGGCCTGATCTGGGCCCTGACCCTGCCGGCCGTGCTGCTGCCCGCCAACGCCTGTGGCCTGCTGCGCGAGGGCATGTGCCTGTCCACCTGCCCACGGTACCACGTGGCTAGCGTCACGTGGCTGCTGTCCGTGGCCTGCGTGGCCCGCGTGGCCGGGCTTGCGCTCTTCGTCTGGGTGACATGCTGCTCCCAGCGCCCGCGCCCTCGGTTCTATGGCATCTTCCTGGGCTCCGTATTCCTGCTCTTCTTCTGCGGCCTCCCCTACATCCTCTACTGGACCCCGCACCCCATCCTGAACCTCCTGCTGCCTGTGTTCCTCCCGCTGGCCACCCTCctggcctgtgtcccctgcagcgcCAGGCCGCTCATCTACTTCGCGACGGGCCGGCAGCcgggcaagcgggagccactccgGGTGGTCCTCCAgagggtcctgggggagggggcccagCTGGGGGCCGGGAGGCTGTCCCTGCCCATGGGCCGCATGTCAGGGCCGGCCAGGGTCCCCCCAACCCTTCCAGACCCTCCAGGACCATGTGTTATCCCAGCCCCCCCCAGCTCACTGGCCCTGGGGACCCAAGGGCCGGGGGCATCAGGAGAGCCGTGGTCTTGA